Proteins encoded within one genomic window of Pygocentrus nattereri isolate fPygNat1 chromosome 9, fPygNat1.pri, whole genome shotgun sequence:
- the gss gene encoding glutathione synthetase has protein sequence MSACGIPEEVLRDEDLIKRLEEVAKDAALMRGVLMRTKDRPNSPEVVSYAPFSLFPSPVPRTLFHQALEVQTHFNRLVDRISQNPVFLEEALASTIKVDDFTAKLFEVYRAVRQEPQTLPVVLGLNRSDYMLDQSAGGKASLKQIEINTIAASFGGLSSRTPDVHRHVLRVANRVKESQQILDNNPAAGLARGLAKAWELYGSERAVVMFLVEDVQRNIYDQRYVENELWVRDIPVIRRQFEDVWRGGSLDHDKRLFVDGQEVAIVYFRNGYMPQNYKSEKSWEARLMIERSRAVKCPDISTHLAGTKKVQQELARPGVLERFFPDEPETVAQIRATFAGLYTLDMGEDGDRTVAMALSNPDQYVLKPQREGGGNNIYGEEICRVLESMKNSTERTAYILMDKVQPRPGHNYLLRPDAPLRLCTCLSELGVFGAYVRKGAEMVMNECVGHLLRTKSSEHADGGVAAGVAVLDNPLLV, from the exons ATGTCGGCCTGCGGGATCCCAGAGGAAGTGCTGAGGGATGAGGATCTGATAAAAAGGCTGGAGGAAGTGGCCAAAGACGCTGCGCTGATGCGTGGAGTCTTAATGCGGACCAAAGACAGACCGAACTCTCCCGAG gTAGTGAGCTATGCACCGTTCAGCCTCTTCCCCTCCCCAGTGCCCAGAACTCTCTTCCACCAGGCCCTTGAAGTCCAAACCCACTTTAACCGGCTGGTGGACAGAATCAGCCAGAATCCAGTCTTCCTGGAGGAGGCTCTCGCCAG CACCATCAAAGTCGATGACTTCACAGCAAAACTCTTCGAGGTTTACAGAGCAGTACGACAGGAACCACAGACTCTG CCCGTAGTGCTCGGCCTGAACCGCTCGGATTACATGCTGGACCAGAGCGCTGGCGGAAAAGCGTCCCTAAAGCAGATTGAAATCAACACCATCGCCGCCAGTTTTGGGGGTCTTTCCTCACGCACACCGGATGTCCATCG GCACGTCCTCAGGGTCGCTAACCGGGTGAAGGAAAGCCAGCAGATCTTAgacaacaacccagcagcaggtcTGGCCAGAGGACTGGCAAAGGCTTGGGAGCTTTACGGTTCAGAGAG GGCAGTCGTGATGTTTCTCGTTGAGGATGTTCAGAGGAACATATACGACCAGCGATACGTGGAGAACGAGCTGTGGGTGAG AGACATTCCTGTGATCAGAAGACAGTTTGAGGATGTCTGGAGAGGTGGATCGTTGGACCATGACAAGAGGCTGTTTGT GGATGGACAGGAAGTTGCCATTGTTTACTTCCGTAATGGATACATGCCTCAAAACTACAAGTCAGAGAAG AGTTGGGAGGCTCGGCTGATGATCGAGCGCTCACGCGCTGTCAAGTGTCCGGACATCAGCACTCACCTCGCTGGCACAAAGAAGGTCCAGCAGGAGTTGGCGCGGCCGGGGGTCCTGGAGCGCTTCTTTCCCGACGAGCCGGAAACGGTGGCCCAGATCCGCGCCACTTTCGCTGGCTTGTACACGCTGGACATG GGGGAGGATGGAGACAGGACAGTAGCCATGGCTTTATCAAACCCAGACCAGTATGTGCTGAAGCCCCAGAGAGAAGGAGGCG GGAACAACATTTACGGGGAGGAGATCTGCCGAGTGCTGGAGAGCATGAAGAACAGCACGGAGAGGACCGCCTACATCCTGATGGACAAAGTTCAGCCCCGCCCGGGTCATAACTACCTGCTCCGACCGGACGCTCCTCTGAGGCTGTGCACGTGCCTGAGTGAGCTGGGTGTTTTTGGAGCCTACGTTAG GAAGGGAGCGGAGATGGTGATGAACGAGTGTGTGGGCCACCTGCTCAGGACCAAAAGCTCTGAACACGCTGATGGAGGCGTGGCTGCAGGAGTGGCAGTGCTGGACAATCCTCTTCTGGTTTAA